The DNA window TCCTGCAAAGGTATGATTTTAAGATTCTTTTAAGAAAAGTTTCGGTTGTTTTTAATGAAAATTTAATCGGTTGTTTTATTGGCCAGCTGCCCGCAGGCTGCATCGATGTCGCCGCCGCGGCTTCGTCTTACCATAACGGTAATTCCTGAGTTTTCCAGCTGACGGATGTAGTTTTCTTCCGCCTGTTTATTGCACTGGTCGTACTTTCCGTCACCAATAGGATTGTACTGGATCAGGTTAACCTTGGAAGGTACCTGTTTACAGTATCGGATCAGTGCTTTGATATCCTCATCGCCATCGTTGATATTTTTCCAGACACAGTATTCAAAGGTAATCACAGAACCGCTTTTCTGGTACCAGTACTGGAGGGCCTCCATAATTTCCGTCAGAGGAAACTTATCGGAAAACGGCATGATCTCATTACGCTTGGATTCGATGGCGGAATGCAGTGACAGTGCGAGCTTTACTTTCAGCTCTTCGTCAGCCAGCATTTTGATCATCTTCGGGATCCCGGATGTGGAAACGGTAATCCGCCTTGGGGACATCCCCAATCCTTCCGGCTGGGTGATCTTCCGGATGGCCTCCACC is part of the Chryseobacterium camelliae genome and encodes:
- the rlmN gene encoding 23S rRNA (adenine(2503)-C(2))-methyltransferase RlmN — its product is MKDIRTLSLDQLKDYFVSLGEKPFRAKQVYDWLWSKNLHSIDEMTNLSKPLRERIAEEYTINPVSVDQLQKSTDGTIKNGVKLHDGLLVESVLIPTETRTTACVSSQVGCSLNCEFCATARLKRMRNLEVAEIVDQVALIDSQSKMYFDRPLSNIVFMGMGEPMMNYKNVVEAIRKITQPEGLGMSPRRITVSTSGIPKMIKMLADEELKVKLALSLHSAIESKRNEIMPFSDKFPLTEIMEALQYWYQKSGSVITFEYCVWKNINDGDEDIKALIRYCKQVPSKVNLIQYNPIGDGKYDQCNKQAEENYIRQLENSGITVMVRRSRGGDIDAACGQLANKTTD